From Magnetococcus sp. PR-3, the proteins below share one genomic window:
- a CDS encoding major capsid protein: protein MAALDVFNNNAFSMVSLTDAINKMPFVPGRIGQLGIFHEQGVSTTTVLIEEREGSLNLVETTARGAPAVQNSSNKRKARSLTVPHIALEDTILADEVQNLRAFGSESNLEGVQTVVNNRLEEVARKIDATLEHLRIGAIKGQILDADGSTVLYDLFTEFGVSQQGEVDFDLDNANPQAGAVKKKCHTIRRKIEDELGAQPYDHIHAICGPDFFDELITHPEVSTAYERYMDGLFLRQGQARGSFEYAGIIFEEYRGKVGSVEFHDPSKAHFFPVGVPGLFRQYNAPADFVETVNTIGLPRYAKQAVDQQFARWVMLHVQSNPLPICTRPRVLLKAKRT, encoded by the coding sequence ATGGCTGCGCTTGACGTATTTAATAACAATGCTTTCTCCATGGTGTCGTTGACGGATGCCATCAACAAGATGCCCTTTGTCCCGGGCCGTATTGGCCAGTTGGGCATTTTTCACGAACAGGGTGTTTCCACCACCACGGTGCTCATCGAAGAGCGGGAGGGGTCCCTCAATCTGGTGGAGACCACCGCCCGTGGGGCTCCGGCGGTTCAGAATAGCAGCAATAAGCGTAAGGCTCGCTCTCTGACCGTGCCCCACATCGCCCTGGAGGACACCATTCTGGCCGATGAGGTGCAGAATCTTCGGGCTTTCGGCTCAGAGAGCAATCTGGAGGGGGTACAGACGGTGGTGAATAACCGCCTGGAGGAGGTGGCCCGGAAGATTGACGCCACCCTGGAGCATTTGCGCATCGGAGCCATCAAGGGACAAATCCTGGATGCCGATGGCAGCACCGTGCTCTATGACCTTTTCACCGAGTTTGGGGTCAGCCAGCAGGGCGAGGTGGATTTCGATCTGGATAACGCCAATCCCCAGGCTGGTGCGGTAAAGAAGAAATGCCACACCATCCGCCGCAAAATTGAAGATGAACTGGGTGCCCAGCCCTATGACCATATCCATGCCATCTGTGGTCCTGATTTTTTTGATGAGCTGATTACACACCCAGAGGTAAGCACTGCTTACGAACGCTACATGGATGGACTGTTCCTACGTCAGGGACAGGCTCGTGGCTCCTTTGAGTATGCGGGGATTATCTTTGAAGAGTATCGGGGCAAGGTGGGGTCAGTGGAGTTCCACGATCCTAGCAAGGCTCATTTCTTCCCGGTAGGCGTACCCGGCCTGTTCCGACAGTACAACGCTCCGGCGGATTTTGTGGAGACGGTAAATACCATCGGTCTGCCTCGGTATGCCAAGCAGGCCGTGGATCAGCAGTTTGCCCGTTGGGTGATGCTGCATGTGCAGTCCAATCCGCTGCCCATCTGCACGCGCCCACGCGTGTTGCTCAAGGCTAAGCGTACCTAA
- a CDS encoding head decoration protein → MPEMNETNHAGEFVVSEGNGSISRETVTILNGRTLVPGTVLGKITSSGKYREIDPAATSGAEVAVAILYDHVDASAGDAGGVVIHRLAEANAGRLVFDAAVTDAQKTTALGQLADQNIIAR, encoded by the coding sequence ATGCCTGAAATGAATGAAACCAACCATGCCGGAGAGTTTGTGGTCTCCGAAGGAAACGGCTCTATTAGCCGAGAGACGGTGACCATCCTCAATGGTCGCACCCTGGTACCCGGTACGGTGCTTGGGAAAATCACCAGTAGCGGAAAATACCGGGAGATCGATCCCGCTGCTACCAGTGGAGCGGAGGTGGCGGTGGCCATTCTCTATGACCATGTGGATGCATCCGCTGGAGATGCTGGTGGGGTGGTGATCCATCGTCTGGCAGAGGCTAATGCCGGTCGTTTGGTCTTCGATGCCGCTGTCACCGATGCCCAGAAAACCACCGCCCTTGGCCAACTGGCCGATCAGAACATCATTGCCCGGTAA
- a CDS encoding head maturation protease, ClpP-related, translating to MSRTWFRITAKGDAPAEIAIYDEIGAYGITAKSFLDELKKVEHAKAITLRVNSPGGSVFDGIAIHNALKRHTARVTVFVDGIAASIASVIAMAGDEVVMPENAMMMIHDPSGLVWGTADEMRSMAEALDKMKAGLVSAYREKTGRSDEEIEALMANESWLTAEEAVEMGFADRVDKPVQMAAFFDLGRFKNTPECLTNCELSHPEPKQPQNNVVDLDSVRSDERKKTLAYVNEVHEICDLAGMPGRASNFIAQGVEAGQIRRALIDARADEGDRLDIRHRHGPALDEHPQPTIDTHAIYAARNQPNP from the coding sequence ATGAGCAGAACCTGGTTTCGCATCACCGCCAAAGGGGATGCGCCCGCTGAGATTGCCATCTATGACGAGATTGGCGCTTACGGCATTACCGCCAAGAGTTTTTTGGATGAACTCAAAAAGGTAGAGCACGCCAAGGCCATCACCCTGCGCGTGAACAGTCCTGGAGGTTCCGTGTTTGATGGCATTGCCATTCATAACGCCCTCAAGCGGCACACAGCCCGTGTGACGGTGTTTGTGGATGGCATCGCCGCCTCCATTGCCTCGGTCATCGCCATGGCGGGGGATGAGGTGGTGATGCCGGAAAATGCCATGATGATGATCCATGATCCATCAGGTCTGGTGTGGGGCACAGCGGATGAGATGCGTTCCATGGCGGAAGCTCTGGATAAAATGAAAGCAGGGTTGGTGTCCGCCTACCGAGAAAAGACTGGACGCTCTGATGAGGAGATCGAGGCCCTGATGGCCAATGAAAGTTGGCTCACTGCTGAAGAGGCGGTGGAGATGGGTTTTGCTGATCGGGTGGACAAGCCGGTGCAGATGGCAGCCTTCTTTGATTTGGGACGCTTCAAGAACACACCAGAATGTCTGACCAACTGTGAGTTGTCCCACCCTGAACCCAAACAGCCCCAGAACAACGTGGTGGACCTAGACTCCGTGCGCTCGGATGAGCGTAAGAAGACCCTGGCCTACGTCAATGAAGTGCATGAGATCTGCGATTTGGCCGGTATGCCGGGACGGGCCTCCAACTTCATTGCTCAGGGTGTGGAGGCTGGTCAGATCAGGCGAGCCTTGATTGATGCGCGAGCCGATGAAGGTGACCGTCTGGATATCCGTCACCGCCACGGCCCGGCTCTGGACGAACATCCCCAGCCAACCATCGATACCCACGCCATCTACGCCGCCCGTAATCAGCCCAATCCATAG
- a CDS encoding phage portal protein yields MNLLQRLRYLATGRIPMPRAQLEAARAARRLAGWRSGNESLNSLILQGGGLLRSRSRELVRSNPYASNAAASFAAHAVGAGIKPSSLIQDAVLKDQLQRLWLDWTDEADADGLTDFYGLQAMVARALFEAGECFIRLRPRRVEDGLSVPLQLQLLPAEQLPLEKSEQLPYGREVLMGVEFDSRGQRRAYHFLKNHPGDLRQRGGGQTVRIPASEIIHIFQPLQEGQIRGLPWIAPALPKLWLLDQYDDAELDRKKVAAMFAAFITRPQAEDVMGEEDAPRDDEGAALLGLQPGTMQLLLPGEDIKFSDPADVGGSYEAFQYRTLLACCSAMGVPYTNVTGDLRQANYSSLREGKLEFRRRMEQFQHNTLVFQLCRPVWNRWIREVALSGSINNQPELKQVKWIPPKWDWVDPLKDRKAEVEAIRAGLKSRSDVIESEGYDAEEVDRRIAADHSRERELGLQFEDSTAAPEQEVQPPEESAA; encoded by the coding sequence ATGAATTTGCTCCAGCGGTTGCGCTATCTGGCAACCGGCAGAATCCCCATGCCTCGAGCCCAACTTGAGGCGGCCCGTGCCGCACGGCGGCTGGCGGGTTGGCGCAGTGGTAATGAAAGCCTCAATAGTCTGATTTTGCAGGGGGGTGGTTTACTGCGTTCCCGATCCAGGGAGCTGGTGCGCTCCAACCCTTATGCCTCCAATGCAGCCGCCAGCTTTGCCGCCCATGCGGTGGGGGCGGGGATCAAGCCCTCCAGCCTGATTCAGGATGCGGTGCTTAAGGATCAACTTCAGCGATTGTGGCTGGATTGGACCGATGAGGCCGATGCCGATGGTCTGACCGACTTCTACGGTCTTCAGGCCATGGTGGCCAGAGCCCTTTTTGAAGCGGGTGAGTGTTTTATTAGGCTGCGTCCTAGACGGGTTGAAGATGGACTTTCAGTCCCATTACAACTGCAGCTTCTTCCCGCAGAGCAACTACCGCTGGAGAAGAGCGAACAGCTTCCCTATGGGCGTGAAGTCCTCATGGGAGTGGAGTTTGACAGCCGAGGCCAGCGCCGGGCTTATCATTTCCTGAAAAATCATCCAGGCGATTTGAGACAGCGGGGTGGTGGACAGACCGTCCGCATCCCAGCCAGTGAGATCATCCACATCTTCCAGCCCCTGCAAGAGGGCCAGATTCGGGGCCTGCCCTGGATTGCTCCAGCCCTGCCCAAGCTGTGGCTGCTGGATCAGTACGACGATGCAGAACTGGATCGCAAAAAGGTGGCGGCCATGTTCGCCGCGTTCATCACTCGCCCCCAGGCTGAGGATGTGATGGGGGAGGAGGATGCGCCTCGTGATGATGAGGGGGCCGCTCTGTTGGGGTTGCAACCGGGCACCATGCAGTTGCTGTTGCCTGGAGAGGATATCAAGTTCTCCGACCCAGCCGATGTGGGGGGCAGCTATGAGGCGTTCCAATACCGAACCCTGCTGGCCTGCTGCAGCGCCATGGGGGTGCCCTACACCAACGTGACTGGGGACCTGCGCCAAGCCAACTACTCCTCTCTGCGGGAGGGGAAGCTGGAGTTTAGGCGGCGTATGGAGCAGTTCCAACACAACACCCTGGTTTTTCAACTTTGCCGCCCGGTGTGGAACCGTTGGATTCGGGAGGTTGCCCTCTCTGGATCGATCAATAATCAACCTGAACTCAAGCAGGTGAAGTGGATTCCACCCAAGTGGGATTGGGTCGATCCCCTCAAGGATCGTAAGGCAGAAGTAGAGGCCATCCGTGCAGGTCTCAAATCCCGTTCCGATGTCATCGAAAGCGAAGGGTATGACGCCGAAGAGGTGGATCGCCGCATCGCAGCAGACCATAGCCGTGAACGGGAGCTGGGACTGCAGTTTGAGGATTCCACAGCCGCACCAGAACAAGAAGTCCAACCACCAGAGGAGAGTGCTGCATGA
- a CDS encoding phage head-tail joining protein gives MADLTTLQTRLEALRAQVHSPIARVSYDGRTVEYRGQSEIQTAIADLERQIAQVSGTKPVRQIRVHTTKGY, from the coding sequence ATGGCAGATCTCACCACTTTGCAAACGCGCCTGGAAGCCCTGCGTGCCCAGGTTCACAGCCCCATTGCTCGTGTCTCCTACGATGGACGCACCGTGGAGTATCGGGGCCAAAGTGAGATCCAAACCGCCATTGCAGATCTGGAGCGTCAGATTGCTCAGGTCAGTGGCACCAAACCCGTCCGACAGATCCGCGTCCACACCACCAAAGGATATTGA
- a CDS encoding phage terminase large subunit family protein: protein MDIYDGAASVERQWREGVKPDPLLNVSQWADKHRMLSQRASSEPGRWRTNRTPYLKEIMDCLSPSSPVRRVVFMKGAQIGGTEAGNCWIGYVIHRAPGPMLAVSPTVELAKRNSKQRIDPLIEESDVLRERVKPARSRDSGNTVLSKDFPGGVLILTGANSAVGLRSMPARYLFLDEVDGYPGDVEGEGDPILLAERRSATFQRRKILLVSTPNRKGLSRIEREYLSSDQRKFFLTCPECDERHTLEFEHLHWQEAKPETVVHVCPHCETHIPEHRKGAMLETGQWVPTAEGDGRTAGFHLSSLYSPVGWFSWADAVVMYEQAQENPDLMKGFVNTVLGEPFEEEFEAPDWQRLYERRENYRIGTVPVGGLFLTAGVDVQKDRIECEVVAWGRDKISWSVDYHVLDGDTAKPDVWRLLDRLLAKEYSHPSGQQMPIRVMCVDSGYATQDVYAWVRNHPQATWGPAGAVARQPRTVVAVKGQNRDTALLLSVSKADSGSRKRGLKVWSIGTPVAKGELYRWLKLERPTDEALEAGETYAPGSCHFPQYNDEFFKQITAERLVIRMVKGFPKATWEKEANRRNEALDCRVYARAAASIYGMDRFQDKHWAKLEEPLQIIKDEVESRSKQKSRRRIIQSGYMNR from the coding sequence GTGGATATCTATGATGGTGCGGCGTCGGTAGAACGCCAGTGGCGGGAAGGTGTAAAACCGGACCCGCTACTCAACGTTTCCCAGTGGGCTGATAAGCACCGCATGTTGTCCCAAAGGGCCTCCTCGGAACCGGGGCGTTGGCGGACCAACCGCACCCCCTATCTGAAAGAGATCATGGATTGCCTCTCGCCCTCCTCACCGGTGCGGAGGGTGGTGTTCATGAAAGGGGCGCAGATCGGTGGTACCGAAGCGGGCAACTGCTGGATCGGCTATGTGATCCATCGGGCTCCTGGTCCTATGCTGGCGGTCTCCCCCACGGTGGAGTTGGCCAAACGTAATTCCAAGCAGCGCATCGACCCCCTCATTGAAGAGAGTGACGTGCTGCGGGAACGAGTAAAACCGGCCCGTAGCAGGGATTCCGGTAATACGGTGCTCTCCAAGGATTTCCCTGGTGGTGTGCTGATCCTGACTGGGGCCAACAGCGCTGTGGGTTTGCGCTCTATGCCCGCCCGCTATCTATTTCTGGATGAGGTGGATGGCTATCCGGGGGATGTGGAGGGAGAAGGGGATCCCATTTTGCTGGCAGAGCGGCGTAGCGCTACCTTCCAGCGCCGGAAGATCCTGCTGGTCAGTACACCCAACCGTAAGGGGCTCTCCCGTATCGAGCGGGAGTATCTGTCCAGCGACCAGCGGAAGTTCTTCCTGACCTGTCCGGAATGTGATGAGCGCCATACTCTGGAGTTTGAGCATCTGCACTGGCAGGAGGCCAAACCGGAGACGGTGGTTCATGTCTGCCCCCATTGTGAGACTCACATCCCTGAGCATCGCAAAGGAGCTATGCTGGAAACGGGGCAGTGGGTGCCTACGGCTGAAGGAGATGGTCGAACCGCTGGTTTCCATCTCTCCTCTCTCTACAGCCCTGTTGGTTGGTTCTCCTGGGCCGATGCGGTGGTCATGTATGAACAGGCACAGGAAAATCCCGATCTGATGAAAGGTTTCGTCAACACGGTGCTGGGGGAACCCTTTGAGGAGGAGTTCGAAGCGCCGGACTGGCAGCGGCTCTATGAGCGGCGTGAGAACTACCGTATCGGTACCGTGCCGGTAGGTGGGCTGTTCCTCACCGCTGGCGTCGATGTGCAAAAGGATCGCATCGAATGCGAAGTGGTGGCCTGGGGCCGGGATAAGATCTCCTGGTCGGTGGACTACCATGTATTGGATGGCGATACAGCCAAGCCCGATGTGTGGCGATTGCTGGATCGCCTGTTGGCTAAGGAGTACTCACACCCTTCGGGCCAGCAGATGCCCATTCGGGTGATGTGTGTGGATTCCGGTTATGCCACCCAGGATGTCTATGCTTGGGTACGTAACCATCCACAAGCCACCTGGGGGCCTGCGGGTGCGGTTGCGCGTCAGCCTCGCACCGTTGTGGCGGTGAAGGGACAGAATCGGGATACGGCACTGTTGTTGTCGGTTTCCAAGGCCGATTCTGGATCCCGTAAGCGTGGCCTGAAGGTGTGGAGCATCGGCACTCCGGTGGCCAAAGGTGAACTCTATCGCTGGTTGAAGCTGGAACGCCCAACCGATGAAGCATTGGAAGCCGGTGAGACCTATGCGCCCGGTAGCTGCCACTTTCCCCAGTACAACGATGAGTTCTTCAAGCAGATTACTGCAGAACGGCTGGTGATCCGCATGGTGAAGGGCTTTCCCAAAGCGACATGGGAAAAGGAAGCCAATCGGCGTAACGAGGCATTGGATTGCCGGGTTTATGCACGAGCAGCCGCTAGTATCTATGGCATGGATCGGTTTCAGGACAAGCACTGGGCCAAGCTGGAAGAGCCACTACAGATCATCAAGGATGAGGTGGAATCCAGATCCAAACAGAAGAGCCGTCGCCGCATCATCCAATCAGGCTACATGAATCGATAG
- a CDS encoding DUF3489 domain-containing protein: MNTLSNTQIDTLEAASNRPDGAIYPLPQQIKGGAALRVIKALSNRGLIEDKGDNDWRIAEAGLLAIGKEPKPAQQEDPKAKLFVQIAQDHLFIDTLQTRNSDSLDFHNVSVWAIQSALEAAYKAGRDDAKTMRRANIRQNSKQAKMIVLMKRPQGASLDQITAETGWNKNTIRGAISGTLKKKLGLNITRQNMDGISIYHIA, encoded by the coding sequence ATGAACACACTCAGCAACACCCAAATCGATACCCTTGAAGCCGCTTCCAACCGCCCCGATGGCGCGATCTACCCCCTACCCCAACAAATAAAAGGCGGCGCTGCTTTGCGGGTGATCAAAGCCCTTTCTAACAGAGGGTTGATTGAAGATAAGGGAGACAACGATTGGCGCATTGCCGAAGCCGGATTGCTAGCCATTGGCAAGGAGCCCAAACCAGCCCAGCAGGAGGATCCCAAAGCCAAGCTTTTTGTCCAGATTGCTCAGGATCACCTTTTCATCGACACGCTACAAACCCGCAACTCAGACAGCCTGGACTTTCACAACGTCAGCGTTTGGGCCATCCAAAGCGCCCTGGAAGCCGCCTACAAAGCGGGTCGGGATGATGCCAAGACCATGCGCCGGGCCAACATCCGACAGAACTCCAAACAGGCCAAAATGATCGTCCTGATGAAACGCCCCCAAGGAGCCTCACTGGATCAGATCACAGCAGAGACTGGATGGAACAAGAACACCATTCGCGGCGCGATCTCCGGGACCCTGAAGAAGAAACTGGGGCTTAACATCACCCGCCAGAACATGGATGGGATCAGCATCTACCACATCGCTTGA
- a CDS encoding DNA modification methylase, which translates to MDQFGELTLEQWPLERLVPYARNPRRNDDVIDRMCAAIREFGFRIPVVARSDGTVVDGHLRLKAAKQLELESVPVVLADDLTETQIKAFRILANQSANWAEWDNDLLSLELTELQDADFDLDMIGFSNEELSDLLQPLDEEGESGSGSFESESVPEPPANPVTQPGDLWILGEHRLLCGSSLNPEDVIRLMNGERAILFATDPPYLVDYDGTNHPGSKESRKRESLNKDWSGSYGVTWDDSSQGPELYEGFIRATIDHAIQPNAAWYCWHASKRQAMLEAVWEKAGAFQHQQIIWNKEKGVLTRSKFLWKHEPCLMGWIKGNMPPKVADAEFLSTVWDIQGLSGEERPDHPTPKPLECFAIPMRQHVERGGLCYEPFSGSGSQIMAGEMTGRRVNAMEISPVYVDVAVKRFIQATGKIVYLDGSGGKSFEDMASEREIDLNE; encoded by the coding sequence ATGGATCAATTTGGTGAACTGACGCTGGAGCAGTGGCCTCTGGAGCGATTGGTACCCTATGCGCGTAATCCACGTCGGAATGATGATGTAATAGATCGCATGTGCGCTGCCATTCGGGAGTTTGGATTCCGGATTCCCGTGGTGGCCAGAAGCGATGGCACGGTGGTGGATGGCCATCTGCGTCTGAAAGCGGCCAAGCAGTTGGAGCTGGAATCGGTTCCGGTGGTGCTGGCCGATGATCTGACTGAAACTCAGATCAAGGCATTCCGTATTCTGGCCAACCAGTCTGCCAACTGGGCGGAGTGGGACAACGATCTGCTGTCGTTAGAGCTCACCGAACTGCAGGATGCTGATTTTGATTTGGATATGATCGGTTTCTCCAATGAAGAACTGTCCGATCTCCTTCAGCCCCTGGATGAGGAAGGTGAGTCCGGCAGTGGATCCTTTGAATCGGAATCTGTTCCAGAACCACCAGCTAATCCTGTTACCCAGCCCGGTGATCTCTGGATCCTAGGGGAGCACCGCCTTCTGTGTGGCAGCAGCCTCAATCCCGAAGATGTGATTCGGTTGATGAATGGTGAGCGAGCCATCCTGTTTGCCACTGATCCCCCGTATCTGGTGGACTACGATGGCACCAACCATCCCGGCTCCAAGGAGAGCCGTAAACGGGAATCCCTGAATAAGGATTGGTCCGGCAGTTATGGCGTCACCTGGGATGATTCATCCCAGGGGCCGGAACTCTATGAGGGCTTCATTCGGGCTACCATTGATCATGCTATCCAACCCAATGCGGCGTGGTACTGCTGGCATGCTTCTAAACGGCAGGCGATGCTGGAAGCGGTGTGGGAAAAGGCAGGGGCGTTTCAGCATCAGCAGATCATCTGGAACAAGGAAAAGGGGGTGCTGACCCGCTCTAAATTCCTGTGGAAGCACGAGCCCTGCCTCATGGGCTGGATCAAAGGCAACATGCCCCCAAAGGTGGCGGATGCAGAGTTTCTCTCAACGGTATGGGATATCCAGGGCCTCTCTGGTGAGGAGCGTCCTGATCATCCCACCCCCAAGCCGTTGGAGTGCTTTGCCATCCCTATGCGTCAGCATGTGGAACGGGGTGGCCTCTGCTATGAGCCTTTTAGCGGATCCGGCTCCCAGATCATGGCGGGGGAGATGACAGGGCGACGAGTAAACGCTATGGAGATCTCACCGGTCTACGTAGATGTGGCGGTTAAGCGGTTCATCCAAGCCACCGGGAAGATTGTCTATCTGGATGGTTCGGGCGGGAAAAGCTTTGAAGATATGGCCAGTGAGCGCGAGATTGATTTGAATGAATGA
- the dmeF gene encoding CDF family Co(II)/Ni(II) efflux transporter DmeF produces the protein MHIHTLSNWTHSHDFHVNAEHGKRRTAWVIVLTAVMMVGEITAGQIFGSMALLADGWHMGTHVAALGIALIAYHFAQTHAKNPNFTFGTGKVNSLGGFGSAVALIVVAVLMGIESIHRLLNPQDIQFDEAMMVAVLGLIVNIVSAILLHGGPGHDHHGHHDHHGHSHGHHHHHDHNLRAAYLHVLADALTSLLAIIALFFGKHLGWFWMDALMGIVGAVVITIWGWGLIRQSGKVLLDSEANHEMSEEIKNTIEADSDNRVVDLHLWQIGPLHHAAIISLVSHEPKDPLHYKGLLKSINQLSHVTVEVNHCPGEQCIV, from the coding sequence ATGCATATTCACACCCTGTCAAACTGGACTCACTCACATGATTTCCATGTCAATGCGGAACATGGGAAGCGTCGTACAGCTTGGGTTATCGTCCTGACAGCTGTGATGATGGTTGGTGAAATCACAGCAGGTCAAATCTTTGGATCAATGGCCTTGCTTGCTGACGGCTGGCACATGGGCACACATGTCGCTGCCTTAGGTATTGCCCTCATCGCCTACCACTTTGCCCAAACTCATGCCAAGAACCCAAACTTTACATTTGGAACTGGGAAAGTTAATTCACTCGGTGGTTTCGGCAGTGCCGTAGCTCTAATCGTTGTCGCTGTGCTTATGGGGATCGAATCAATTCATCGCCTTCTAAACCCACAGGACATTCAATTTGATGAAGCTATGATGGTAGCTGTGCTAGGGCTAATCGTTAACATTGTCAGCGCTATCCTATTGCACGGGGGGCCAGGGCACGATCATCACGGACACCACGATCATCATGGCCATAGTCACGGCCATCATCACCATCATGATCATAATCTACGAGCAGCCTATCTACATGTCCTTGCTGATGCGCTCACCTCATTGCTTGCCATTATTGCGCTGTTTTTTGGGAAACACTTAGGATGGTTCTGGATGGATGCCCTTATGGGAATTGTTGGCGCTGTTGTCATAACCATCTGGGGATGGGGACTCATACGCCAAAGCGGCAAGGTTCTCCTTGACTCAGAAGCTAATCATGAAATGAGTGAAGAGATAAAAAACACCATTGAAGCAGACAGTGACAATAGAGTTGTTGATTTACATTTATGGCAAATCGGTCCACTCCATCATGCTGCAATCATTTCACTGGTTTCACATGAGCCTAAAGATCCTTTGCACTACAAAGGGCTGCTAAAATCCATCAATCAGCTTTCACACGTCACTGTAGAGGTTAATCACTGCCCTGGAGAGCAATGCATAGTCTAA
- a CDS encoding HU family DNA-binding protein — protein MTKSELIVAIADKCDLSKQLADRAVDLVFDDLSRALARGERTEIRGFGVFEPRARQPRGARNPSTGERVEVEAKTAVHFKPGKSLCERVDY, from the coding sequence ATGACCAAATCAGAGCTCATCGTAGCCATTGCAGATAAGTGTGATCTGAGCAAACAGCTTGCTGACAGAGCTGTTGATCTTGTGTTCGATGACCTGTCTAGAGCGTTGGCCCGTGGTGAACGGACCGAAATCCGTGGCTTTGGTGTTTTTGAACCGAGAGCCCGCCAACCCAGAGGTGCCCGCAACCCATCGACAGGGGAACGAGTTGAGGTTGAAGCGAAGACTGCTGTGCATTTCAAACCAGGAAAATCACTGTGTGAGCGCGTTGATTACTGA
- a CDS encoding D-Ala-D-Ala carboxypeptidase family metallohydrolase, translating to MSEQNWPHFSHDELQCRCGCGQALMDERFMALLEELRMAFGKPMPLTSAYRCPNHNAAVSSSGHDGPHTTGCAVDVQVAGHDAHALLTLATHHGFTGLGVKQRGTHQSRFIHLDTLNNAQGRPRPWIWSY from the coding sequence ATGTCTGAACAGAACTGGCCCCATTTTTCTCACGATGAGCTGCAGTGTCGTTGTGGTTGTGGCCAAGCCCTGATGGATGAGCGATTCATGGCCCTGCTGGAGGAACTACGCATGGCATTTGGTAAGCCCATGCCCCTGACCAGCGCATACCGCTGCCCAAACCATAACGCAGCCGTTTCTTCCTCGGGGCATGATGGTCCACACACCACTGGGTGTGCCGTTGATGTCCAAGTAGCCGGGCACGATGCTCATGCATTGCTTACCCTGGCAACACACCATGGCTTTACGGGTCTTGGTGTCAAACAGCGTGGGACACACCAGTCACGCTTTATCCACCTGGACACGCTGAACAACGCACAAGGTCGTCCTCGGCCCTGGATCTGGAGCTACTAA
- a CDS encoding DUF6362 family protein: MPEKWDATVVAKRLEEAARTMKRLPVKGLKPDEARSSWPEVIHEFYDAYGWGSAEVRLGPPSPEAINRMDEVFEWLSWLDTDDRRLLWFRAERVPWKLIMRRFDRARSTLFAHWKAGIFQIVAVLNRG, translated from the coding sequence ATGCCTGAGAAATGGGATGCCACTGTTGTGGCCAAGCGGCTTGAAGAGGCGGCTAGAACCATGAAACGCTTGCCGGTAAAAGGATTGAAACCGGATGAAGCTCGTTCGTCATGGCCAGAGGTGATTCATGAGTTTTACGATGCCTATGGCTGGGGATCAGCGGAAGTCAGGTTGGGGCCACCCTCACCTGAGGCCATCAATCGTATGGACGAGGTCTTTGAGTGGCTCTCGTGGCTGGATACGGATGATAGGCGCCTATTGTGGTTTCGTGCTGAGAGAGTGCCATGGAAGCTGATTATGCGCCGTTTTGATCGTGCCAGATCAACTCTGTTTGCACACTGGAAAGCGGGCATCTTCCAGATCGTTGCTGTCTTAAACCGAGGTTAA
- a CDS encoding crossover junction endodeoxyribonuclease RuvC, giving the protein MVSQSLPYQGAVGNRVVLALDLGSQLGWALHHPDGTITSGSVSFKPSRFEGGGMGWVRFADWLDHMHFSHTISQISFELVRGHSGTLAAQVYGGFLAYLTGWAEKNSVPYQGIAVGTIKKHATGKGNASKAQVIHAMKRLGHNPEDDNAADALALLHYVLGKGGAQ; this is encoded by the coding sequence ATGGTTTCACAAAGTTTGCCCTATCAGGGCGCAGTTGGGAATAGGGTAGTTTTGGCCCTGGACCTTGGATCACAGCTGGGGTGGGCACTGCACCACCCTGACGGCACCATCACCAGTGGATCAGTATCGTTTAAGCCCAGTCGGTTTGAAGGGGGCGGCATGGGTTGGGTACGGTTTGCTGACTGGTTGGACCATATGCATTTCAGTCACACCATCAGCCAGATCAGTTTTGAACTGGTGAGGGGCCACAGCGGAACCCTGGCCGCCCAGGTATATGGGGGTTTTCTGGCTTATCTGACTGGATGGGCTGAGAAAAATAGTGTGCCGTACCAGGGTATTGCAGTCGGAACCATCAAAAAGCATGCAACAGGGAAGGGCAATGCCAGTAAGGCCCAGGTTATCCACGCCATGAAGCGGTTAGGTCACAATCCTGAGGATGACAATGCCGCCGATGCCTTGGCACTTCTGCACTACGTGCTGGGGAAGGGAGGTGCGCAATGA